The segment agggggggggggggggcaatagCCCCCGGCAGGTCATTTTTCTAGACcaggtcaatttttctagggggggttAAATCTCCCCTCCCTAATTCCGCCAATGATTGAGCTAGGTCATTCGTACAATATAtgaaaaacgaataaaatgcATTCGGGGGTAGCACTAGCTGACGCTTCGTTTGTCCGTGTTCCAGATTCGAGTATGCTGCGAAATtgttttaacatgattttttcatctACCCCATAGTGTTCGGAAAAGCTATTATTATACATTGATGCTGTACGCGCCGTACGCTGTGCGGTCTCTCGATGGTTGATTCTTGATTTGTGTAGGAGATGCTGGAATTCAGCTTTGCTCCTTATCGGAGAGCGTTGCAAATGCATGTATTTTAAACACATGTGGTCGAGTAGAAAAAATCTTTGAAACAGCATGCACACAAATGAGTGGCATATATTCTTAGCTAGAAAGTGTGTGCAAGGGAACGAACATGCACAATATTGTTGAGTTTATGTTTCGTTTTTGATGTTAAACGAAATGTGTCCATATTTCCTCTGTCTAGTGGACTGTTTAGTAGAAATCTGAACGCCGGGTGGAAATGAACTCGAATGCTAATCGTGCTGCACGGTGATAGTTTTGCTGACGTGGCTTGACCAACGTGGCAGTTTTGCTGTAATTACTTCTATAGTACCGGCCAAGAAAGTGGAGTGTGATTGCAATTAATTGGAGTAAGTTATATGTGCAAGTGGAAAATATGCTAAGCGACATCGAGAATAGCAGTGCGTTTTTATATAGTCACCGACATATcaaaaatcgaatgattttgGATGTATTAACTTCACGCCGCGGTTGGCTTTTGGATTTCAGCATTAACATCGTTTaagatcaattttcattcagaCCAAGTGTGAAATAATCAAAATCTAATTTGAAACATGATCAACGAATATATATATGGATCCCCTCTCCCTCGCTTTTAGAGCCACACACAAAATTCATTTTGAATGGATAATATGAAAAATGTAtccagaacagattttttgacattttggttTCAATATTACAACACTCAAGAGCATGCATTCAAGAGTTATCATCTTCTATCAACAAAAATTCTAGTAATGtgcgaaaaaaattattgtgtGAATTGTgttcatttttacttttgaagaaaaggaACATCTGCATTTCGTTTAAATGCAAATGTAATTGCAAATCTGTTTAAAAACATGAAAGGGTAAATTGTTGGACATAAAAGTCGAAAAAGAAATTTTTAGAATATTTCTTACTTGGTACCCACGCAGATAAAAATTTTCGCAAGAAAATTAAAACTTCAGCTTCTTTTGattgtactttcatgaaaaaacaatcattagcttgatcgcatagTTTTCACCATGTTGCTTGTAAAGCTAAACTTGCTTATTGTGAAgcttttaaatgaaaaatggtGAACGATTTCCTCGTTTTTTAGATTatgtttgaatcaaatttttctACGGGTCTAGCACATGATACATAGCTTTCTTTTGAAGTGCAATTTCGAATTACATTGAGGATTAACTTCAAATACAAGAAAATTAAAGATTAATTTTGGTACTTTTCATACGAAATTTCTCTGCTCAAGACAAATCAAAACTGCTGACGCAGATCGAAAGCGAAGCTAATGAATACAAATTATAGCCGCCACGTTTAGGCAGAGGATCTAGAATTTTCCGTTTTTAGCCAGTTTTTGTTCCGAACACTCGTTGTGTACGTTGATAGCAACCGATATCGGATAGTGTGATGAGCACTACGGCTAGCTCCCCAGctcaaatttgctagaagtatCTCCATCTGTACTCTCTCTCTGTACCAGCCAGCCTCTACCTACGGTTAATATACCGATGTTGTCCGCAAAACCTAAGAGCATCTACCTTTTCAATAGCACCTTCTCTTCTATTGCAATGTTGAACAATGATGTCGTCGCTTGAGTGAATGTTTTCTCGTAAAACTCCTCACGTCCATCCTCATGTCGCGAACACCTGTGAATTTGCATCTTTGACTGTCCTGGACATTCTCCATTCCATGGATCTTCTTTAGAAGCTGATAGAACTCCGCGTTACGGGGGTTTTCGTCTGTCTGTGCGTACACGTCGATTAGACTGTAGCTGAAGAATTAGCCTTGAATTCTAAACACACAGACGGTCGAAAGCTGCTCGGATGCTTGGCTTATCGGGGACTTCAACCTACCTGGGCTTTTGTGACAACCATCCAGTAATGGTTGTTTTTTCATCCGGATCCCGTTCACTCCACTGTGCACCTCGGAGTATTACGCTTCTCGATTGCTATAGCTCTGCCACATTACGACAGATCAACCACGTGACCAACAAGAACAATCGCAGTTTCGATCTCTGCTTCGTCAGAGTATAGGATGTTGCTCCAGTGATTTCGCTCGCTCCGTCGTCTCTGGTTAACGAGAAATTAGTGATCATCTTTTAATAATGATTACGATGATTGCTCTTCATAGCGCTTTAACAGAAATTTTTCAAGTACATTCTGTaaatttcttttaataaatGATCACCTGATTGATAATGTACAGTCAACattcgttcgttgggctatctttaagtgggctacgttttaaacgggctcccgttaattgaGGGTCtcgagttccacaaggcagtcaccTGGGACCGTTTATCTTCCTACTGTTCTTCAACGATGTTAAACACGTTCTTAAAGGCGCTTGCCTATTCTACAACTTGGATTGGTGCAATTTGAACGGCATGCTCgttaattcagaaaactgcTCCATTATTTCATTAAcccgagaggcacgatttttaccaagagtagccaacttctaggctttgcagatgactacgatatcattgccaggaactttgcgacggcggaggcaatctacgccagagtgaaagcggagtctaggagaattgggctaaaaataaatgcgtcgaagaccaaatacatgaaaggaagaggctcaaaggaaacaaatgcgcgcctcccacggacggtaaccgttgacggcgacgaactagaagtggtagaagagttcgtgtatttgggatagctggtgaccgcggacaacaacactagcaaggagatccagcggcgcatccaagcgggaaatcgggcctactttgcccttcgtaaaacgctgcgatcaggaagcatacgccgccgcacgaagctaacaatgtacaaaaccattattagaccggtagttctttatggacttgaagccgtgacgctgcttacggaggacatacgcgcccttgccgtgtttgagcggaaagtgctgcggacgatatttggcggagtacaaactgaaagcggagagtggcggaggcgtatgaatcacgagctacaggcactgcttggggagactcccatcgtacatcgcgaaagttagcaggctacggtgggccggacacgtcgtaaggatgccggacaacagtgcgacgaaaacggtcctcttcaacaaccccaccggcaccaggaacaggggggcccaacatgCACgaaggctcgaccaggtcgaaagcgatttgcgacttctgagacgactaggaaattggcgacgagtggcccaagaccaagttgaatggagacgattgtttgaaacagcacgagccaccccggctctatgctgctgaagaagaagaagaatttcATTAACCCGTATTCGTCAACCTGTGATATTTATTACGAGCTCAACAGTAGTAAAATCCAACGTATCGACCAGGTGAAGAAACTCTGCGTTATTTTGGACAGTCAGTTGCTGCTTAGGCATCCCATTGCCTATGTTTTGATAGTGGACACAGAACTTTTGGACGCGTCGCTAAGGGCTCCACCAATGTGTATTGTCTCAAGGCATTATACTGCTCACCCATCCGTTCGAAGCTCAAATACGGTTCCAATGTCTGGCATCTATATTATCAAAATGGGATGGCAAGGATTGAGTCGGGTCAACGCCGTTTTGCTCACCGTCAGCTACCCTCTCTTATCTAATATTCCACTCATTTGCCTTATGCTGATCTGTTTGGATACTAAAAATATCTTTTTTGACTGCCTCGTCTATTGGAAATCTTGCCTTTATAAAAAATTAGATTTTTATATCATCGATTCATCAGTAAAATTTAGCAGCTATCTTTTCGAATATACGCACCATGTCGATTTATACATTTCTTCATATCTTTACAGCACAGCCCtattaaaactaacaaaaaactattaaaatgcTGGTCATATTGGTATCGTCAGTCGTTTGCTTGCTGTTCAACTGTGGGGCTTCGGCCATTCCCAAGACGGATCATTACCCAAAGTTCGAGCACAACAAAGAGTACGATCACGAAGCGTTTCTGGGAGAAGAAGCAAAAACTTTCGACCAGTTGGAACCGGAGGAAAGCCGACGACGGTTGGGGTAAGGTGTTGTTGCTAATGTGCGAGATCTGTGGCATAGATTTTTATATATGTCACGCTTGTTGAAAAGTGTAATTAGTTTAGATTAGCTTGTCTCAGTCTGTATTGGTTGTCTCTTTACGGTGgctgtttttctgtttcattacaGAATtattgttgataaaatagacTCAGACAAAGATAACTTTGTTAATTTATCAGAACTGAAGGCGTGGATTCAATACACGCAACGGAGGTACATTGAGGATGATGTCAGCCGCCAATGGAAACAGCATAATCCGAACGGTTCCGAGCTGATTCATTGGGAAACTTATCGGAAAAACGTGTATGGATTTCTAGACGACATGGATCCTAAAGAGGTTGAGCAAGGTGATGAACATTTTTCCTATAAATCAATGCTAACGCGTGACCGCCGCCGGTGGAGTGTCGCGGATCGCGATGGGGACGATGAGTTGAATAGAACCGAATTCACCGAATTTCTTCATCCGGAAGAGAGTCCCTACATGAGAGATATTGTGGTACAGGAAACAATCGAAGACATCGACAAAGATCACGACGGTAAGGTGTCGGTGGAAGAATATATCGGCGATATGTATCGGGTTTCTGAGGACAACGAAGAGGAACCGGACTGGGTGAGGCATGAGCGGGAAACATTCGAACAGTTCCGGTACGTCTGAGatgtttgttttaatttttaaacttAATGGCTTATGTTTTGCTCTCTAGGGATCGAAACAAAGACGGTTTTATGGATCACTCGGAAGTGAAAGATTGGATCGTGCCAGCTGATTTTGATCATGCCGAAGCGGAAGCACATCACCTAATTTATGAGGCTGATTCGGATGCGGATGAGAAACTAACCAAAGAAGAGATTATCAATAAGTACGATTTGTTTGTGGGGTCGCAGGCAACCGATTTTGGCGAAGCTTTGACACGCCATGATGAATTCTAGGTAGgttttttgtattgatacgATACGTAGAAACTCGAATGATAAATCACTTAATTAGTACGTTTTGGGCATTAATTTTGACAATTTAATCAATACTCAGAAGGTATAATAAGTAACATGTGCCAGAAACGAAGCATACTGAATTGTACTAATTTCTTTTGAGAAGGTTAAACATATTGCTGTATTAATTGTTTAACAATAGCTATTATCAGTAACAAACATAAAACAACTGATTGAGTTACAGGCAATGTTTAAGTCAGTATTGCATTTAATAAATTATAGTTCATTTTCAGCTAGTTGTGTTTTCCTGCTTTAGTAAATCTTCGGTCGACCCTAGCTTTTATCTTTCAacgcaatattttagataagtATGTTTAATTTCATTATTGGATTTTATATGAGAACAAAACACATTCTACACATAAGAGAGGAAGCCAAACTAACCCAGCATGGATTAAACTGAATATAGAATCACATTGGCGTTTACGCAAAAAGATATCGTaccttttttgtaatttttcacaGGATTTTCGGATAGCAGTTAGAAATGAGGGACAATaagttgattttaattttttcaattttgcatCAGCTTTCTCTCAGGACAGTGTCATAT is part of the Sabethes cyaneus chromosome 2, idSabCyanKW18_F2, whole genome shotgun sequence genome and harbors:
- the LOC128738554 gene encoding calumenin; protein product: MLVILVSSVVCLLFNCGASAIPKTDHYPKFEHNKEYDHEAFLGEEAKTFDQLEPEESRRRLGIIVDKIDSDKDNFVNLSELKAWIQYTQRRYIEDDVSRQWKQHNPNGSELIHWETYRKNVYGFLDDMDPKEVEQGDEHFSYKSMLTRDRRRWSVADRDGDDELNRTEFTEFLHPEESPYMRDIVVQETIEDIDKDHDGKVSVEEYIGDMYRVSEDNEEEPDWVRHERETFEQFRDRNKDGFMDHSEVKDWIVPADFDHAEAEAHHLIYEADSDADEKLTKEEIINKYDLFVGSQATDFGEALTRHDEF